The Nocardia arthritidis genome has a window encoding:
- a CDS encoding plasmid pRiA4b ORF-3 family protein, with protein sequence MGSGGRISLMSRTWLSIRVDLIGGGGEELWPRPGRIFAAARRHTFEQLATAIDDAFARWDRHHLHEFQLDNDLRVAEPDLDFDEPGTVLDTRKTKLSQLIPGQQFVYIFDLGDCWTYLCTVGDERIDPLEAVGIEPSLPCPYWGWGTIPDQYGRCWDEDDSETPLPPDPQLADLPALYPGWGVLER encoded by the coding sequence ATGGGTTCGGGTGGCAGGATCAGCCTCATGAGTCGGACGTGGCTGTCTATTCGGGTCGATCTCATCGGTGGTGGCGGCGAGGAGCTGTGGCCGCGACCGGGCCGGATATTCGCCGCAGCGCGTCGTCACACGTTCGAGCAACTGGCCACGGCGATCGACGACGCATTCGCCCGCTGGGACCGTCACCACCTGCACGAGTTCCAGCTGGACAACGATCTTCGCGTCGCCGAGCCGGACCTGGATTTCGACGAACCCGGCACCGTCCTCGACACACGCAAAACCAAACTGAGCCAGCTCATTCCGGGACAGCAGTTCGTGTATATCTTTGACCTCGGTGATTGCTGGACATATCTGTGTACGGTGGGCGACGAACGCATCGATCCGCTCGAAGCGGTCGGCATCGAGCCCTCGCTGCCCTGCCCATATTGGGGCTGGGGCACGATCCCGGACCAGTACGGCCGATGTTGGGACGAAGACGATTCCGAGACGCCACTGCCACCCGACCCTCAGTTGGCGGACCTACCGGCGCTCTACCCGGGATGGGGAGTCCTCGAACGGTGA